In Fundulus heteroclitus isolate FHET01 chromosome 17, MU-UCD_Fhet_4.1, whole genome shotgun sequence, the following are encoded in one genomic region:
- the LOC110366725 gene encoding histone H3 has product MARTKQTARKSTGGKAPRKQLATKAARKSAPATGGVKKPHRYRPGTVALREIRRYQKSTELLIRKLPFQRLVREIAQDFKTDLRFQSSAVMALQEASEAYLVGLFEDTNLCAIHAKRVTIMPKDIQLARRIRGERA; this is encoded by the coding sequence ATGGCCAGAACCAAGCAGACCGCTCGTAAATCCACTGGAGGAAAGGCTCCCAGGAAGCAGCTGGCTACCAAGGCTGCCCGTAAGAGCGCCCCGGCTACCGGCGGAGTGAAGAAGCCTCACCGCTACAGGCCCGGTACGGTTGCTCTGAGAGAGATCCGCCGCTACCAGAAGTCTACGGAGCTGCTGATCCGCAAGCTGCCCTTCCAGCGTCTGGTGAGGGAGATCGCTCAGGACTTCAAGACGGACCTGCGCTTCCAGAGCTCTGCCGTGATGGCTCTGCAGGAGGCCAGCGAGGCCTACCTGGTGGGTCTGTTCGAGGACACCAACCTGTGCGCCATCCACGCCAAGAGGGTGACCATCATGCCCAAAGACATCCAGCTGGCCCGCCGCATCCGCGGAGAGAGGGCTTAG
- the LOC118566584 gene encoding histone H1-like: MAEVAPAAAPAKAPAKAPKKKAASKAKKDGPSLSKLIVAAVAESKERKGMSLAALKKVLAGKGVDVTKANKRINTAVTKLATAGTLSQTKGTGASGSFKLAKDTKAAKPAKKVVKKKAPAKAKKPAAAAKKASTPKKAAAKKTAAKKSPKKAAAKKSPKKVVKKSPKKAAAAKKPKAAAKKPAAKKPAAKKPAAKKAKK; encoded by the coding sequence ATGGCAGAAGTAGCTCCAGCAGCGGCACCGGCGAAAGCCCCGGCCAAAGCCCCGAAGAAGAAGGCGGCGTCCAAGGCCAAGAAGGATGGACCCAGCCTCTCCAAGCTGATCGTGGCCGCCGTGGCCGAGTCCAAGGAGCGCAAGGGCATGTCTCTGGCGGCGCTGAAGAAGGTGCTGGCCGGCAAAGGCGTGGATGTGACCAAGGCCAACAAGCGCATCAACACCGCCGTCACCAAGCTGGCGACGGCAGGAACCCTGAGCCAGACCAAAGGCACCGGGGCGTCGGGCTCCTTCAAGCTGGCTAAGGACACCAAAGCGGCCAAACCAGCCAAGAAGGTGGTGAAGAAGAAGGCTCCCGCTAAGGCCAAGAagcccgccgccgccgccaagAAGGCCAGCACCCCCAAGAAGGCTGCGGCTAAGAAGACAGCCGCCAAGAAGTCCCCCAAGAAGGCTGCGGCCAAGAAGTCCCCCAAGAAGGTGGTGAAGAAGAGCCCTAAGAAGGCCGCTGCCGCCAAGAAGCCAAAGGCTGCTGCTAAGAAGCCTGCAGCCAAGAAACCTGCAGCAAAGAAGCCCGCAGCTAAGAAGGCCAAGAAGTAA
- the LOC105916185 gene encoding histone H2B 1/2 — MPEPAKSAPKKGSKKAVTKTAGKGGKKKRKTRKESYAIYVYKVLKQVHPDTGISSKAMSIMNSFVNDIFERIASEASRLAHYNKRSTITSREIQTAVRLLLPGELAKHAVSEGTKAVTKYTSSK; from the coding sequence ATGCCTGAACCCGCCAAGTCTGCGCCCAAGAAGGGCTCCAAGAAAGCCGTGACCAAGACGGCCGGCAAAGGAggcaagaagaagagaaagaccAGGAAGGAAAGCTACGCCATCTACGTGTACAAGGTGCTGAAGCAGGTGCACCCCGACACGGGCATCTCGTCCAAGGCCATGAGCATCATGAACTCGTTCGTCAACGACATCTTCGAGCGCATCGCGTCCGAGGCTTCCCGCCTGGCTCACTACAACAAGCGCTCCACCATCACCTCCAGGGAGATCCAGACCGCCGTGCGCCTCCTGCTGCCCGGTGAGCTGGCCAAGCACGCCGTGTCTGAGGGCACCAAGGCCGTCACCAAGTACACCAGCTCCAAGTAA
- the LOC105937144 gene encoding histone H4, whose amino-acid sequence MSGRGKGGKGLGKGGAKRHRKVLRDNIQGITKPAIRRLARRGGVKRISGLIYEETRGVLKVFLENVIRDAVTYTEHAKRKTVTAMDVVYALKRQGRTLYGFGG is encoded by the coding sequence ATGAGTGGACGTGgcaaaggaggaaaaggactCGGGAAAGGAGGCGCCAAGCGGCACCGTAAAGTCCTCCGTGATAACATCCAGGGAATCACCAAGCCCGCTATCCGCCGCCTGGCCCGCCGCGGTGGAGTCAAGCGTATCTCGGGTCTCATCTACGAGGAGACCCGCGGTGTGCTGAAGGTCTTCCTGGAGAACGTGATCCGTGACGCCGTCACCTACACCGAGCACGCCAAGAGGAAGACGGTCACCGCCATGGATGTGGTGTACGCTCTCAAGAGGCAGGGCCGCACTCTCTACGGCTTCGGAGgctaa